Within the Mucilaginibacter sp. CSA2-8R genome, the region ATTACCGCTTAACCTGGTTACCATGTTGCGGTTAATAGATATGTTACCGCTTAAATTTAATGTAAAATCTTTAGAGCTAACTGCGCGTCCGTCTAACTGGAAATCGAAACCGCGGTTTCTGATTTGTGAGTTACGCAAGTTGGTTAAAATGGTAGTACTGCCAGAAATAGCCGAGATTGGCTGATTATATAGTAAATCGGTTGAATAGCTTAAGTAATAGTTGGCAATGACAGATAAGCGGCCTTTAAACAATCCAATATCAGTACCAAAATTATACTGTGAAGTTGTTTCCCAGCTTAATTTAGAATCGGCTATACCATTAGGATAAGTAGCGGTAGCTACACTGCTTGAGCTGCCAAACACTACACCGGTTGGGCTGGCCAAGGTTTGATAATAACCATAGTTACCAATGTTGTAGTTACCACTTACGCCCCAGCTGGCACGTAACTTAACCGTTGATTGGTCGCCCAGGAAATCATGATAAAATGGTTCTTGCGAAATATTCCAGCCGGCAGATACAGAAGGGAAGTAACCATATTTATTTTCGGGGCCGAAACGTGATGAACCATCAGCACGGAACGAACCGGATAAGAAATATTTACCTGCATAATCATAACTCAAACGGCCGAAGTATGACAGCAGCGTAAAGTTTGATTTACCTGTTGGGCCGCCGTTAAGCGTAAAAAATGACGGGTCGGCACCTTTGCCGGTAATTTCGGGCACGTTATCATTCAAAAACCCTTTTGCAGTTACGCTAATGGCATCGCGCATATTTTTTTGAACGGTGTAACCACCCAAAGCATTTAAATGGTGCTGCTTAGACTGTTTGTTGTAATTTAAAGTAAACTCGGCCAGCTGGTCATTTACCGTAGTATTTTGTGCCGTTGCCGTTGCCGCAGCAATAGCCTGAGCCGAGCCCGGAGGGTTAGCGCCGCTACTCAGGTTGGTGGGCAGGTAATAGTCGTATTTTTCGTTATAGGTATTGGTACCTAGGTTAGCTTTAAACATCAGGTCGTCCAGTATTTTGTAGCTGGCAGCAACGTTGATGTTGGTACGGTAGCCTTTGCGGTTAATTTTGGTACGCGTAGCCAAAGCCACCGGGTTTTCAATGCTTTGATAACCAAATGCTGCTGACTGGGCTGCTGCTGCGTTGGTAGCTAATGAACCATCCGGATTATAAGCCGGGAAGAAAGGCATGTAGATTAAGGCACCTAATATAGGCCCGTGGTCAAAGCGGCCTTCCTGAATTTCGCGGTTGTAGTTTTGAGTGTAAGCCACGTTAGCATCCACATGCAGGCGTTTGCTGACATCTGAAGAAATGTTTGAACGGAAGTTATAACGCTCCTGTCCCGAAGAAACAATGATACCCTGCTGGTTTTGATAAGCACCGCTTACATAGTAACGGGTATTGTTATTATTGCCCGAAAATGACAGCGTATGTTTCTGGAAAAACGCATGCTGATACAATTCATCCTGCCAGTCGGTGTTTACCGTTTGCGGGATTAATGCTTGTGAGGAAAAATTATAAAGATAAGTTGGGATTTGAACGCTGCCTGCATTACCTACGTTGGCTACACGGGTGGCGTTGTTATCTGAGTACATAGCATCATTCCAAACTTTTCCGGCATTTTGCCATAAATCGTGGTAAGCATTGTTACGGCCATCAATAACCAGTTGGGCAAAATCAATTGAGTTTAACAATTTTACTTTGTGTGCCAATTGGTCGCTTCCCATCTGCACGTTATACTCAAATTTTCCTTTGCCATCTTTACCATGCTTGGTAGTAATTAAAATAACACCACCTGAGGCCCGCGAACCATAAATAGCTGCCGATGCCGCATCTTTTAGTATATCAACCGATTCAATATCATCGGGATTAATGTAAACATCATTATTGGCAGGATAACCATCTATAACATAGAGGGGATCTGAACTGGCATTGAAAGAGCCGACACCACGAACCCTTATTTTGGTGCTTTGGTAAGGCGCTCCGGTTGTTTGCGAAACCTGTACACCGGCAACTTTACCCACTAATGCCTGGCCCAAAGTAGGCGCCGCCAAATTAAGCTCGCTTGCCTTAACGCTGGATACTGCACCGGTAACATCGCTTTTACGCAAAGTTTGGTAACCAATGGCTACCACTTCGTTCAGTTTATTGTACTGTAGTTTAAGTTTAACGTTAACGGGACTATCGCCTACGGTAACTTCTTGGCTTAAGTAACCTATAAAGGTAAATACCAATACGGTACCTTTATTTACATTAAGCGTGTACCGGCCTTCGGCATTTGTGGTTGTGCCGGTAGTAGAATTTTTAACGTGTACTGATGCACCGGCAATGGGCTGGTTATCCTCATCAGTTACCATACCGGTAA harbors:
- a CDS encoding TonB-dependent receptor → MNKKIIPALLKLTLNGICFLMLFVLSFSIPAASFAKSSSNVLPPVTGMVTDEDNQPIAGASVHVKNSTTGTTTNAEGRYTLNVNKGTVLVFTFIGYLSQEVTVGDSPVNVKLKLQYNKLNEVVAIGYQTLRKSDVTGAVSSVKASELNLAAPTLGQALVGKVAGVQVSQTTGAPYQSTKIRVRGVGSFNASSDPLYVIDGYPANNDVYINPDDIESVDILKDAASAAIYGSRASGGVILITTKHGKDGKGKFEYNVQMGSDQLAHKVKLLNSIDFAQLVIDGRNNAYHDLWQNAGKVWNDAMYSDNNATRVANVGNAGSVQIPTYLYNFSSQALIPQTVNTDWQDELYQHAFFQKHTLSFSGNNNNTRYYVSGAYQNQQGIIVSSGQERYNFRSNISSDVSKRLHVDANVAYTQNYNREIQEGRFDHGPILGALIYMPFFPAYNPDGSLATNAAAAQSAAFGYQSIENPVALATRTKINRKGYRTNINVAASYKILDDLMFKANLGTNTYNEKYDYYLPTNLSSGANPPGSAQAIAAATATAQNTTVNDQLAEFTLNYNKQSKQHHLNALGGYTVQKNMRDAISVTAKGFLNDNVPEITGKGADPSFFTLNGGPTGKSNFTLLSYFGRLSYDYAGKYFLSGSFRADGSSRFGPENKYGYFPSVSAGWNISQEPFYHDFLGDQSTVKLRASWGVSGNYNIGNYGYYQTLASPTGVVFGSSSSVATATYPNGIADSKLSWETTSQYNFGTDIGLFKGRLSVIANYYLSYSTDLLYNQPISAISGSTTILTNLRNSQIRNRGFDFQLDGRAVSSKDFTLNLSGNISINRNMVTRLSGNNTIIINGAERSYLTNITQQGQPVGMFYGFKVAGIVTPETLGKVAPSASQSNPLRVGDMYFEDTNKDGIVNDADKTVIGNPYPDFTYGFAITTTYKKFDLNASFNGSKGNSVLDGQDYYLYNMEGSGNNYADVVNRYRNAAQSGNGTVYRASRAGTQSNSTRLSNFYLQDGSFLRCNNITLGYTLPKLLNGKLGISSARLYASVVNAFTITKYKGYNPEVDYNYTSGSSNSTQPPNLAPGVDYGVYPLVRSYNLGLRVAF